The Heyndrickxia acidicola sequence CTCGCCAAAGTAAAACTTTTTTTCTTATTCAACTTTTCTTCCCCCTTTTTATCCTAACCTTTGTTTTGCATCGGCAGCCCTTTTTAAAGCTTGGCCAATAAAATTTATACACAGCATCAGCACTAAAATTAATGCAGATGCAGGTAACCATACCCACCATTGATTTTGAATGACATCTGGATCCTGTGCATAGCTCACAAGTGTACCTAAGCTTGGAGAACTTGCAGGCAAACCAAATCCCAGGAAGCTAAGCGCTGATTCAATTCCAATATTTCCAGCTAAGTTTAAAGTCAAGCTTACAATGATTATTGAACTCATATTAGGTAGTATTTCTCTGATTATAATTTTCCAATTTGGTGTTCCAAGCGTTTTAGAGGCATTTACGTAATCTAACTCCCTTTCAGCAAGTACTTTAGACCTTATTAATCTAGCTTTACCAACCCAATAAAAGGCAGACATAATTATAATGAAGGAAAACACATTATATTTAGGGACTAAAGTAACGAATACGATAATTAACATTAAAAATGGCAGCACAAGGATAAAGTCAATGATACGCATTATGACATTATCCACCCAGCCTCCAAAATATCCTGCTATCAAACCTACCACGAGGCCAATAAAACCTGTTATCAATGTAATGGACAAGCCAATGGTAAAGGAGTTTCTCCCTCCAATGATAAGCAATCCGAATATATCACGGCCTCCGGTATCAGTACCAAGCCAGTGAGCAGCGGATGGCGGTGATTCACTGGCTAAAATATCTACTTTAGTAATGGCATCTTGACTTAACACCAATGATGTTCCATAAATGGCTATTAGTATTAAAGCAAGTAATATTAAAGAAAATAATGCCATTCGATCTTTAACAATCTCCCGCCACATGATCGAAACCGCAGATGGACTTTTTGTAATTAGGACATTGCCAGGTTTTATACTTTCTTCTACTACTTTCATTTTAACTCCCTCCAGCCCTTTACTCGATGCGAATGCGAGGATCTACTGCGCTAAGAATGATGTCTGACAGCAATGTTCCAAATAAACTAGCAAGTCCGGTCAACATTACAAGTGCATTTACCACACTGAAGTCCCTTGAAGTGACTGATTGTAAAAACAACTGACCAAGTCCCGGAAAGCTGTATATCCCTTCTAGGATGATATTTCCTCCAATAACAAGTGTAATATCATACCCAAGAAAAGCAGCAATTGGAAGAATCGAATTCCGCAGGATATGTCTTGTATAAATTTTTGATTCAGGAACTCCTTTAGCACGCGCCGTTTTAATAAAATCCTTATACTTTGTATCAATAATTTCGCTTTTTAAATACTGTACTGTACCAACTGTTTGAATAATTGCCCCTGAAATAGTCGGTAGAACTAGATGGTCAATTTTATTTACATAATATGCAAATGACCCTTGTGTAAGCTGGATGTCAACACTTCCTCCTGTAGGAAACCATTGAAGTACAAACCCAAAAAGAAATAAAACCAGCAATGCAAATATAAATAAAGGGGTGGCAAAGGTTACATAATTATAGCCAGTTATCAATTTATCAGACCAAGAATTTGGCCATCGCCCACTTACTATTCCTAAAGGGATAGCAATTAAATATGTAACTATTAATATACAAATGGACAGAGTCAGTGTATTTGAAAGACGCTCGTTAATAATATCTGTTACTGGCCTTTGATTAGCATATGATGTCCCCAGGTTCCCATGGAATATTCCCTCAATCCAACGCCC is a genomic window containing:
- a CDS encoding ABC transporter permease, translating into MKVVEESIKPGNVLITKSPSAVSIMWREIVKDRMALFSLILLALILIAIYGTSLVLSQDAITKVDILASESPPSAAHWLGTDTGGRDIFGLLIIGGRNSFTIGLSITLITGFIGLVVGLIAGYFGGWVDNVIMRIIDFILVLPFLMLIIVFVTLVPKYNVFSFIIIMSAFYWVGKARLIRSKVLAERELDYVNASKTLGTPNWKIIIREILPNMSSIIIVSLTLNLAGNIGIESALSFLGFGLPASSPSLGTLVSYAQDPDVIQNQWWVWLPASALILVLMLCINFIGQALKRAADAKQRLG
- the opp4B gene encoding oligopeptide ABC transporter permease codes for the protein MIKFIIRRILIMIPQLFILSILIFCLAKAMPGDALTGAAFNPHMSQQALQEMKQKLGLNDPMPVQYGRWIEGIFHGNLGTSYANQRPVTDIINERLSNTLTLSICILIVTYLIAIPLGIVSGRWPNSWSDKLITGYNYVTFATPLFIFALLVLFLFGFVLQWFPTGGSVDIQLTQGSFAYYVNKIDHLVLPTISGAIIQTVGTVQYLKSEIIDTKYKDFIKTARAKGVPESKIYTRHILRNSILPIAAFLGYDITLVIGGNIILEGIYSFPGLGQLFLQSVTSRDFSVVNALVMLTGLASLFGTLLSDIILSAVDPRIRIE